In Pseudokineococcus lusitanus, the DNA window CGACCTCCTCACCGTCGACCCCGTGACGGCCCCCCTCCCGCTCGCCGACCAGGTGCTCGCGGCCACCGCGGCCGCCGCCGACGGCACCGTGCCGGGCGTCGACGCCGACGCCCCCGGCATGGGCGGCGACGTCGTCGCCGTGCGGCCCGCGCCGGACGTCGAGGGCACGACCCGCGTCATGCTCGACGACGGCACGCTGCCGGAGTCCACGACGCGGGCCGTCTTCGTCCACCCCGGCACCGGCGTCGTCCTCGGCAGCGAGTACGTCTACGGCACGAGCGGCGCCATGCCGGTGCACACGTGGGTCGGGCTCCTCCACCGCCAGCTGCACCTCGGCGAGGCGGGCCGCCTCTACAGCGAGCTCGCGGCGTCCTGGCTGTGGGTCGTCGCCCTCGGCGGCCTGGCGCTGTGGGTCGGGCGGGCGCGGCGCAGGCGCAGTGCGAAGGCGCTCGTCGTCCCGCAGACGTCGGGCCCGCGCCGCGCGCGGCTGCGCTCGTGGCACGGCGTGGTCGGCCTCGGGCTGGTGCTCGGGATGCTCATGCTCTCCGCGACCGGCCTCACCTGGTCGCGCTTCGCCGGCACGAACATCACCGACCTGCGCGCCGCCGCGGGCTGGTCCAACCCCGCGCTCGAGACGGGCCTCACGGCCGGCGCCGGCGCCGAGGTCGTCCCGGAGGACAGCCCGGACGCCGCGTCCGGCGCGGCCGACGAGCACGCCGACCACGGCGGCGCGGGCGAGGACATGACGGCGGACGAGCACGCGGCGCACTCCGACGAGGAGCACGCGGCGATCACCGGCGAGGACGACGGCCACGCGGGCCACGGCAGCGCCCTGCCGACGACGACGGCCGACTGGTCCGGTGTGGACGACGTCCTCGCCTCCGCCCGCGGCGCCGACATCACGGCCGGCAAGCTGGAGATCAAGCCGCCGGCCGACGTCGACGAGGCGTGGGCCGTCACCGAGATCGACCGCGGGTTCCCCACGCAGGTCGACGCGGTCGCCGTCGACGGCAGCACCGGGGAGGTCGTCTCCGACACCCGCTTCGCCGACTACCCCTTCATGGCGAAGATGGCCCGCTGGGGCGTCGACGTCCACATGGGCTCGATGTTCGGCCTCGTCAACCAGGTCGCCCTCGCGCTCCTGGCCGCCGGCGTCGCCGCGGTGACGGTGCTCGGCTACCGCATGTGGTGGTCGCGCCGTCCCCCGCG includes these proteins:
- a CDS encoding PepSY-associated TM helix domain-containing protein, with protein sequence MTTTTPPRPAPPADPADRPEPAPRGRTADLLRPLLLRLHFLAGLFVAPFVLVAAVSGGLYALTPVIERPIYADLLTVDPVTAPLPLADQVLAATAAAADGTVPGVDADAPGMGGDVVAVRPAPDVEGTTRVMLDDGTLPESTTRAVFVHPGTGVVLGSEYVYGTSGAMPVHTWVGLLHRQLHLGEAGRLYSELAASWLWVVALGGLALWVGRARRRRSAKALVVPQTSGPRRARLRSWHGVVGLGLVLGMLMLSATGLTWSRFAGTNITDLRAAAGWSNPALETGLTAGAGAEVVPEDSPDAASGAADEHADHGGAGEDMTADEHAAHSDEEHAAITGEDDGHAGHGSALPTTTADWSGVDDVLASARGADITAGKLEIKPPADVDEAWAVTEIDRGFPTQVDAVAVDGSTGEVVSDTRFADYPFMAKMARWGVDVHMGSMFGLVNQVALALLAAGVAAVTVLGYRMWWSRRPPRGPWWRLPAAPARGGLRRLPLPVLVPLVLVVVAVGYALPMLAASLVVFLVADAAVGVVRRRRPQAPATT